A genomic window from Dechloromonas sp. A34 includes:
- a CDS encoding TRAP transporter substrate-binding protein — MNYRHIAVLGAMAVSLSAAAQEVTFKIAHFLPSAAPTQQKVLQPWCDEMKKESNGRIACQFYPAMQLGGTPAQLVDQVKNGVADVVWTGPGYSAGRFPAIEAFELPFMVADATSSSKALWKYYQQNAQQEFAAYKVLAFHTDGGQAVHTAKKAVVGLTGFNGMKLRTSTRVGAKTLAALSGSPVAMPPAQVTEAIAKGVVDGSLGAWELVYPTKLSEVTKFHAQPAAGVAHPTATVLTVLMNKQRYDSLPADLKAIVDKTTGEAMVGKFGAMFDGVAADTRKKIAAQGDQITTFSAIEVAAMKQATASVEEEWAKQVGDKGLDGKKLIASARELTGTNK, encoded by the coding sequence ATGAACTACCGTCACATAGCCGTTCTCGGCGCCATGGCTGTTTCGCTGTCGGCCGCCGCCCAGGAAGTCACTTTCAAGATCGCCCACTTCCTGCCCTCCGCCGCGCCGACCCAGCAAAAGGTCCTGCAGCCCTGGTGCGACGAAATGAAGAAGGAATCGAACGGCCGCATCGCCTGCCAGTTCTACCCGGCCATGCAGCTCGGCGGCACGCCGGCCCAGCTGGTTGATCAGGTCAAGAACGGCGTCGCCGACGTGGTGTGGACCGGCCCGGGTTATTCGGCCGGCCGCTTCCCGGCGATCGAGGCTTTCGAACTGCCGTTCATGGTGGCCGACGCCACCTCCAGTTCCAAGGCGCTGTGGAAGTATTACCAGCAAAACGCCCAGCAGGAATTCGCCGCCTACAAGGTCCTCGCCTTCCATACCGACGGCGGCCAGGCCGTGCATACCGCGAAGAAGGCCGTAGTCGGTCTGACCGGCTTCAACGGCATGAAGCTGCGCACTTCGACCCGCGTCGGCGCCAAGACGCTGGCCGCGCTCAGCGGTTCGCCGGTCGCCATGCCTCCGGCCCAGGTCACCGAGGCCATCGCCAAGGGCGTCGTCGACGGCTCGCTCGGCGCCTGGGAACTGGTTTATCCGACCAAGCTGTCCGAAGTCACCAAGTTCCATGCTCAGCCGGCCGCCGGTGTCGCTCACCCGACCGCCACCGTGCTCACCGTGCTGATGAACAAGCAGCGCTACGACAGCCTGCCGGCCGACCTCAAGGCCATCGTCGACAAGACCACGGGCGAAGCCATGGTCGGCAAGTTCGGCGCCATGTTCGACGGTGTCGCCGCCGACACGCGCAAGAAAATCGCTGCCCAGGGCGACCAGATCACGACCTTCAGCGCCATCGAAGTCGCGGCCATGAAACAGGCCACGGCCAGCGTCGAAGAGGAGTGGGCCAAGCAGGTCGGCGACAAGGGCCTGGACGGCAAGAAGCTGATCGCCTCGGCCCGCGAATTGACCGGCACCAACAAATAA
- a CDS encoding GNAT family N-acetyltransferase, which translates to MTEFTIPQQLESERLILRMFREDDWRSMHAHYSNPECTRYTLGRVLTEGESWRQTATLAGHWLLRGYGPYALEEKASGAMIGAVGLWYPVDFPEREIKWALNPACWGRGYASEAARAVQRVAQAAYPEQPPISFIHRDNLASLRVARSVGAVFEDEIDFRGRRFQIHRHPLIDRA; encoded by the coding sequence ATGACTGAATTCACCATTCCCCAGCAACTCGAAAGCGAACGCCTGATCCTCCGCATGTTTCGCGAAGACGACTGGCGCAGCATGCACGCCCATTATTCCAACCCGGAGTGCACCCGCTACACGCTGGGCCGGGTGCTGACCGAAGGCGAGAGCTGGCGGCAGACGGCCACCCTGGCCGGCCACTGGCTGCTCCGCGGCTACGGTCCCTACGCTCTGGAGGAGAAAGCGAGCGGGGCGATGATCGGCGCCGTCGGCCTGTGGTACCCGGTCGATTTTCCCGAGCGCGAAATCAAGTGGGCGCTCAATCCGGCGTGCTGGGGCAGGGGCTACGCTAGCGAGGCGGCGCGGGCGGTCCAGCGGGTGGCGCAGGCCGCCTACCCGGAGCAGCCGCCGATCAGTTTCATTCACCGCGACAATCTTGCCTCTCTGCGCGTCGCCCGTTCGGTGGGGGCGGTGTTCGAAGACGAAATCGATTTTCGCGGCAGGCGCTTCCAGATACATCGCCACCCGCTTATCGATCGGGCCTGA
- a CDS encoding NADH:ubiquinone reductase (Na(+)-transporting) subunit F encodes MSYELTIEPLGRSIEVEDGQTILDAALRAGIYLPHACGQGYCATCKVCITDGEVDHNNASSFALMDYEREEGQALACCATLEADTVIEVEMEVDEDARDIPVKDFHGTVSRIENLTPTIKGIWLKLPNDEVLDFQAGQYINLYLPNDMGHRAFSLANAPSTGNEIELNIRIVPGGAGTTWLHNELKVGDKITVSGPYGRFFVHKSANVPSLFMAGGSGLSSPRSMILELLEEGGDLPITLVYGARNQGELYYHQEFVELAAKHPHFTYVPALNDEPADSGWSGFRGFVHEAAKNHFDNDFRGRKAYLCGPPVMIEACITTLMQGRLFERDIYTEKFFSAADAQQVRSPLFKRV; translated from the coding sequence ATGAGTTACGAACTGACCATCGAGCCGCTCGGCCGCAGCATCGAAGTCGAAGACGGCCAGACCATCCTCGACGCCGCGCTGCGCGCTGGCATCTACCTGCCGCACGCCTGCGGCCAGGGCTATTGCGCGACCTGCAAGGTGTGCATCACCGACGGCGAGGTCGATCACAACAACGCCTCGAGCTTCGCGCTGATGGACTACGAGCGCGAAGAAGGCCAGGCGCTGGCCTGTTGTGCGACGCTCGAAGCCGATACGGTCATCGAAGTCGAGATGGAAGTCGACGAGGATGCGCGCGACATCCCGGTCAAGGATTTCCATGGCACGGTCAGCCGCATCGAGAACCTGACGCCGACCATCAAAGGCATCTGGCTCAAACTGCCGAACGACGAGGTGCTCGACTTTCAGGCCGGCCAGTACATCAACCTCTACCTGCCGAACGACATGGGCCACCGCGCCTTCTCGCTGGCCAACGCGCCGTCGACCGGCAACGAGATCGAACTCAATATCCGCATCGTTCCCGGCGGCGCCGGCACGACCTGGCTCCACAACGAACTCAAGGTCGGCGACAAGATCACCGTCTCCGGCCCCTACGGCCGCTTCTTCGTGCACAAGTCGGCCAATGTGCCGTCCTTGTTCATGGCCGGCGGTTCCGGCCTCTCCAGCCCGCGCTCGATGATTCTCGAGCTGCTGGAGGAGGGCGGCGATCTGCCGATCACGCTGGTCTACGGGGCGCGCAATCAGGGTGAACTCTACTATCACCAGGAATTCGTCGAACTGGCGGCGAAGCATCCGCACTTCACCTATGTGCCGGCTCTCAACGACGAGCCGGCCGACAGCGGCTGGAGCGGATTCCGCGGTTTCGTCCATGAAGCGGCCAAAAACCACTTCGACAACGATTTTCGCGGCCGCAAGGCCTACCTGTGCGGGCCGCCGGTCATGATCGAGGCCTGCATCACGACCCTGATGCAAGGCCGCCTGTTCGAGCGCGACATCTACACCGAGAAGTTCTTCTCGGCCGCCGACGCCCAGCAGGTGCGCAGCCCGCTGTTCAAGCGGGTGTAA
- a CDS encoding TRAP transporter small permease — protein sequence MHDPMGIPHELVEHDKVEHYLIMAGKTMAISGGVLFIALIAMSLVSIIGRKLGFGSVDGDIELMQAGTAVAATAFLPYCTLLGEHIKVDFFTESMRDSLKRPIDGATELLFAIVAGILAWRTILSAIATHESQEVTTLVSLPLWIPTALLVPGLALMMVCAIYRAYAHFHPTKKIPGAHK from the coding sequence ATGCACGATCCAATGGGGATACCCCATGAACTGGTAGAGCACGACAAGGTCGAGCACTACCTGATCATGGCGGGAAAAACGATGGCGATTTCCGGTGGCGTGCTGTTCATCGCCCTGATCGCGATGTCGCTGGTCTCGATCATCGGCCGCAAGCTGGGCTTCGGCTCGGTCGACGGCGATATCGAACTGATGCAGGCGGGTACGGCGGTGGCGGCAACGGCCTTCCTGCCGTACTGCACCCTGCTCGGCGAGCATATCAAGGTGGATTTCTTCACCGAAAGCATGCGTGATTCGCTGAAGCGGCCGATCGACGGCGCGACCGAATTGCTGTTCGCCATCGTCGCCGGCATCCTCGCCTGGCGGACCATCCTGTCGGCGATCGCCACCCACGAGTCGCAGGAAGTGACGACGCTGGTTTCTCTGCCGCTATGGATTCCGACGGCGCTGCTCGTGCCTGGCCTGGCGCTGATGATGGTCTGTGCCATCTATCGGGCCTATGCCCACTTCCATCCGACCAAGAAAATCCCGGGAGCACACAAATGA